The Chitinophaga flava genome has a segment encoding these proteins:
- a CDS encoding sensor histidine kinase, producing the protein MLLMLSAMANVCLAGTDTLPSGYYMQHFDNTNGLPQNTVMAIAADPCGFIWLSTQDGLARFDGLRFITFGMNSLPVASNRFLAFYRNMQGGLSVYNEWKEHVRIVDGWPHRDTVAANYPGSYLQWHAINDRLDSGTTGLLGLPENIQVMGGVIKRLVLYDNIKGVYNIVQGKMSFYEKGVLRYEVPFHHGKKCNFFLLYNRLYYLHDNGTYSAITSKIHTGFLEGDIRADPAFPGAMHNSTFFWNVYTADQAILYFNQSFYLVKATSQGRLTTTRIISGFNTADLGIQIAWYNEQQGKLYLGSNTKGLFILSKQRFYALKTLTGGDSYYGQTAYTKDKILTAQGDMISTHGEVHSIPAIRQRMSSDWYSVFTDSLHHIWLKWGPWVHKHDGKSFQLLNRWRFPAKISIIYDGGDGKMWIGLRGKGIALMDLYQKNAQPELFLPLKEDVSYFARYHNTMFMSTDKGFYRIDIPSRRIDTIAPLQKIYVRSLYVSGPDDVWLTTYGKGFYRYYKGKVTAFPLDANKALATAHCIIPDNKGFFWITTNNGLFQVSQADLRAYSADTTNTLYYHYYDKKEGFLTNEFNGGCQPCAIKLDNGTISLPSLNGLVLFNPDSIHPLLPNNDLFIDKILADKQEMPAAGHLDLPRKLSQLNITVSSPYMGDQKNLQMSYVLEESGHQSMWLPVPEDGTISLSMPSHGDYTLLIRKQNGFGKDNYQEKRITFSIAAAWYQTYWFMVCALGCIVGGCFLLMRLRLRYIRKRNTQLEAAVALKTRELQQRTDVQERIIRSVSHDIQTPLKYQQFLSKKIYEGLVAENNPTLTDIAKVMHEHTYRLHYMTENLLNYLKVQVAEQPCRTERFSLKEVVDETLLIFKDIAREKGTAIDNHIPADLEWVGNRQLLSVVLHNLVDNAVKVTRNGTIMIAARAQHGKTAIFIKDTGPGMKRELVEWLNTGESPIPLRNGIGLMIVRELITLLQLDLFVSSLPNDGCCFCIQDRPS; encoded by the coding sequence ATGTTACTCATGCTGTCTGCGATGGCGAATGTCTGTCTGGCCGGGACAGATACGCTTCCTTCAGGCTATTACATGCAGCATTTTGATAATACAAATGGATTGCCTCAGAACACTGTTATGGCCATCGCCGCTGATCCCTGCGGCTTTATATGGCTCAGTACACAAGATGGGCTGGCCCGCTTTGATGGCCTGCGGTTTATCACCTTTGGCATGAATAGCCTCCCGGTTGCTTCTAACCGTTTCCTGGCTTTTTACAGAAATATGCAGGGAGGGCTGTCGGTATACAATGAATGGAAGGAACATGTACGCATTGTTGATGGCTGGCCTCACCGTGATACGGTGGCAGCCAATTATCCTGGCAGTTACCTGCAATGGCATGCCATCAATGACAGACTGGATTCCGGAACAACGGGCCTCCTGGGACTTCCGGAGAACATACAGGTGATGGGAGGGGTCATCAAAAGACTGGTGTTGTACGACAATATTAAAGGTGTTTATAACATTGTCCAGGGGAAGATGAGTTTTTATGAGAAAGGTGTACTCCGTTATGAAGTGCCTTTTCACCACGGAAAAAAATGCAACTTTTTTTTATTATACAACCGGTTATACTATTTACATGATAATGGTACCTATTCTGCCATAACTTCAAAAATCCATACTGGTTTCCTGGAAGGGGATATCCGTGCTGATCCGGCATTTCCCGGAGCTATGCATAACAGTACCTTCTTCTGGAATGTATATACTGCTGACCAGGCGATACTGTATTTCAACCAGTCATTTTACCTTGTGAAAGCCACCAGCCAGGGCCGGCTCACCACTACTCGCATCATTTCCGGCTTTAATACCGCTGATCTGGGCATCCAAATTGCCTGGTACAACGAACAGCAGGGAAAGCTTTACCTGGGCAGTAATACTAAAGGGCTGTTTATCCTTTCCAAACAACGTTTTTACGCGCTGAAAACTTTGACTGGTGGTGATTCCTATTATGGCCAGACGGCTTATACAAAAGATAAAATACTGACGGCGCAGGGAGATATGATCAGCACACATGGGGAAGTTCACAGTATACCCGCCATCAGACAGCGGATGTCCTCAGACTGGTATAGCGTGTTCACCGATAGTCTGCATCACATCTGGCTAAAATGGGGCCCCTGGGTGCACAAACATGATGGTAAGTCTTTTCAACTACTCAACAGATGGCGCTTTCCTGCCAAAATAAGTATAATCTACGATGGAGGAGACGGAAAAATGTGGATCGGCTTAAGAGGAAAAGGGATCGCTCTCATGGACCTATACCAGAAGAATGCGCAGCCGGAGTTGTTTCTGCCATTGAAAGAGGATGTGAGCTACTTCGCCCGCTATCATAATACGATGTTCATGAGTACCGACAAAGGTTTCTACCGTATTGACATTCCCTCGCGGCGTATAGATACCATAGCTCCCCTACAAAAAATATACGTGCGCAGTCTGTATGTTTCAGGGCCGGATGACGTATGGCTTACTACCTATGGCAAAGGCTTCTACCGCTATTACAAAGGGAAGGTAACAGCCTTCCCGCTGGATGCTAACAAAGCACTCGCCACCGCCCATTGTATCATCCCCGACAATAAAGGTTTCTTCTGGATCACTACCAACAACGGCCTTTTCCAGGTGAGTCAAGCCGATCTCAGAGCTTATTCAGCCGATACCACCAATACCCTGTATTATCACTACTATGATAAAAAAGAAGGTTTTCTGACCAATGAATTTAACGGCGGATGTCAGCCCTGCGCTATAAAGCTCGATAATGGCACCATTTCACTGCCTTCGCTGAATGGTCTGGTGTTATTTAATCCGGATAGCATCCATCCTCTGTTGCCCAACAATGATCTTTTTATTGACAAAATTCTGGCAGATAAGCAGGAAATGCCTGCCGCCGGGCATTTGGACCTGCCTCGCAAACTCAGTCAGCTCAATATTACCGTTAGTTCCCCTTATATGGGTGACCAGAAAAATCTTCAGATGAGTTATGTACTGGAAGAAAGTGGGCATCAGTCTATGTGGCTGCCGGTACCGGAAGATGGTACCATTTCGCTGTCTATGCCCTCTCATGGCGACTATACGCTGCTGATACGTAAACAAAACGGTTTCGGAAAAGATAATTACCAGGAAAAAAGAATCACTTTCAGTATTGCGGCCGCATGGTACCAAACCTACTGGTTTATGGTATGTGCGCTGGGATGCATTGTCGGTGGCTGTTTTCTGCTGATGCGGCTACGCCTGCGTTACATCAGAAAACGTAATACCCAGCTGGAAGCCGCGGTGGCCCTCAAAACCCGGGAACTGCAACAACGTACCGATGTACAGGAAAGGATTATTCGTTCCGTCAGTCACGATATTCAAACACCACTCAAATATCAGCAGTTCCTGTCGAAAAAAATCTATGAAGGACTGGTCGCGGAAAATAATCCTACCCTCACAGACATCGCCAAGGTAATGCATGAACATACCTATCGTCTGCACTACATGACAGAAAACCTCCTGAATTATCTGAAGGTACAGGTGGCAGAACAACCTTGCCGTACAGAAAGATTTTCCCTGAAGGAAGTAGTGGATGAAACGCTGCTTATTTTTAAAGATATCGCACGCGAGAAAGGAACAGCTATCGATAATCATATCCCGGCAGATCTGGAATGGGTAGGCAACAGACAGTTGTTGTCTGTAGTGCTGCACAATCTGGTGGACAATGCAGTGAAGGTAACCCGCAACGGCACTATTATGATTGCCGCCCGGGCACAACATGGCAAAACCGCTATCTTCATAAAAGACACTGGCCCCGGCATGAAACGGGAGCTGGTGGAGTGGTTGAATACAGGAGAATCTCCTATACCATTAAGGAACGGCATCGGATTGATGATCGTCAGGGAACTGATCACCCTTCTTCAACTGGATTTGTTTGTTTCATCCTTGCCAAATGATGGTTGTTGCTTTTGTATACAGGACCGGCCATCTTGA
- a CDS encoding response regulator transcription factor, with product MPSFLIAEDHGVVRMGAMLMIKELYPHAEIEEAETFDEAIKKLEKQFFDMLLLDIHIPGGDTILMVPSVKLRQPQTAILIFSSYNEVVYAPEYLKAGADGYLSKSAPPEEFKSAIQKIFRGKKYISEALQDKLVSELLKPKNVLTGEPAPLSQRETEVMNLLIKGASAKEIKQALNIHDSTISTYKTRIFEKMQVTNVIELAEKIKMAGPVYKSNNHHLARMKQTNPVEEG from the coding sequence ATGCCATCGTTCCTTATAGCTGAAGACCACGGTGTAGTCCGAATGGGCGCTATGCTCATGATCAAAGAGCTCTATCCGCACGCAGAAATTGAAGAAGCAGAAACTTTTGATGAAGCCATTAAAAAGCTGGAGAAGCAGTTTTTTGATATGCTGTTGCTGGATATACATATTCCCGGCGGCGATACGATTCTGATGGTACCCTCTGTAAAACTCAGACAGCCACAGACTGCTATTCTGATTTTTTCCAGTTACAATGAAGTGGTATATGCGCCGGAATATTTAAAAGCCGGTGCAGATGGATATCTTTCAAAATCCGCTCCTCCGGAGGAGTTTAAGTCTGCCATCCAGAAAATATTCAGGGGTAAGAAATATATCAGCGAAGCCTTACAGGACAAGCTGGTGAGTGAACTCCTGAAGCCCAAAAACGTGCTGACCGGCGAACCGGCGCCTTTGTCTCAGCGGGAAACAGAGGTCATGAACCTGCTGATAAAAGGCGCTAGTGCCAAGGAAATCAAGCAGGCGCTCAACATCCACGACTCTACTATCAGCACCTACAAAACCCGGATCTTTGAAAAGATGCAGGTAACCAATGTGATTGAGCTGGCGGAAAAAATCAAGATGGCCGGTCCTGTATACAAAAGCAACAACCATCATTTGGCAAGGATGAAACAAACAAATCCAGTTGAAGAAGGGTGA